Proteins found in one Acidobacteriota bacterium genomic segment:
- a CDS encoding superoxide dismutase, which produces MPFELPSLPYATDALEPHIDSATMGIHHGKHHAAYIGNLNNALSSHPELAGLSLDELLADNCAAVPGSIRTAVRNNAGGHANHSLFWTLMGPGGGGEPGGALGDAINSTFGSFAQFQQAVAAAGIGRFGSGWAWLVKNASGTLEVLSTANQDSPVMAGQVPLLGVDVWEHAYYLRYQNRRPDYIKAWWNVVNWDAVAERFGS; this is translated from the coding sequence ATGCCATTCGAATTGCCGTCCCTTCCCTATGCCACCGACGCCTTGGAGCCCCACATCGACTCCGCCACCATGGGGATCCACCACGGCAAACACCACGCCGCGTACATTGGGAACCTGAACAATGCCCTCTCCTCGCATCCGGAGCTGGCCGGACTGAGCCTGGACGAACTGCTGGCCGACAACTGCGCCGCGGTTCCCGGGAGCATTCGGACCGCCGTGAGGAACAACGCCGGCGGCCACGCCAATCACTCCCTGTTCTGGACGCTCATGGGACCCGGTGGCGGAGGAGAACCCGGCGGCGCCCTGGGCGACGCCATCAATTCGACGTTCGGCAGTTTCGCCCAGTTTCAGCAGGCCGTCGCCGCCGCGGGCATAGGACGGTTCGGATCGGGGTGGGCCTGGCTGGTGAAGAACGCGTCGGGAACGCTGGAGGTCCTCTCCACCGCCAATCAGGACTCTCCCGTCATGGCCGGACAGGTTCCTCTCCTGGGCGTGGACGTGTGGGAGCACGCCTACTATCTCCGCTATCAGAACCGGAGGCCCGACTACATCAAGGCCTGGTGGAACGTCGTGAACTGGGATGCCGTGGCGGAGCGGTTCGGTTCCTGA